TGACCTTCGCCGTACCGCGGTCCCCGGCGGTCCGGCGCAACGCCGGCAGCAGCCGCTGGGTCAGCACGAACGCCGAGCGCACGTTGATCGCGTACAGCTTGTCGAAGCGACGGGCGGGGAAGTCGGCGAACGGTCCGATGGACCCCATGCCGGCGTTGAGCACCAGGGCGTCGATGCGGTCGTAGGTCTCGAGGTGCGCGTCCGCCAGCGCCACGACGTCGTCCTCGCTGCCCATGTCGGCGGGGACCGTTCGGACCCTCCCGCCGTGCGACCCGACCAGCCGCGCCGCCTGCTCGTCGAGGGGGCCGGCCGACCGGGCGCTGGTGGTGAGGTCCCAGCCGGCGGCGGCGAGCCGGTCGGCGATGAGGGCGCCGATCCCACGCGAGGCGCCGGTCACGAGCGCTGCGGGGGCGGTCACCGGGGCGCCATCCGGATCGCGCCGTCGAGCCGGATCGTCTCGCCGTTGAGCATCGGGTTGACGACGACGTGCGCCACCAGGGCGGCGTACTCGTCGGGGTCCCCGAGCCGAGAGGGGTGGGGGACCTGCGCCTCCAGGGATGCGCGGGCCTCGTCGGACAGTCCGCGCAGGATCGGGGTCGCGAACATCCCGGGCGCGACGGTCACGACGCGGATCAGGGATCCCGCCAGGTCCCGCGCGATCGGCAGCGTCATGCCGACGATCCCGCCCTTCGACGCCGCGTAGGACGCCTGCCCGATCTGCCCGTCGAAAGCGGCGACCGACGCGGTGTTCACCACCACGCCGCGCTCATCGTCGACGGCCTCGGTCCGGGCCATCGCCTCGGCGGCGAGCCGGATGACGTTGAACGTGCCGATGAGGTTGATCTCCACGACACGGGCGAAGCGCTGCAGGTCGAGCGGGCCGCTGCGTGACAGCGTCCGCGCCGGGTCGCCGACCCCCGCGCAGTTGACCGCGACCCGCAGCGGGCCCCGCTCCGACGCGGCCGCCACCGCGGCGCCGACCTGCTCGGCGTCCCGGACGTCCGCCGCGACGAACGTGGCCCCGCCGAGCTCCCCGGCCGCTGCGGCGCCCGCGGACGACGCGAGGTCGACGAGCACCACCTCGGCGCCGTCGGCCGTCAGCCGTCGCGCGGTGGCCAGGCCGAGCCCGGACGCACCTCCCGTGACCAGAGCCACCGCTCCTCGTACGTCCACCGTGCTCCCCTCGCCGCGTCCCGAGCCGTTCAGGACGTGCCGGCGACGTTCCCAGCCGGGGCCGCAGCGGGGTTGTCGCACTTCGCGCCAGACCCCGCGCCGTGCCGGTGGAGCGGATTGCGACACCCGGGGACGACCGCGCGGCCTAGCGTCGGAGCGAGCGAATCTCGAAGGAGGTGGACGGCCGATGATCCGGATCGATGGGGTGACGGCGGACCCGGCTGGTCTGCGGGAGGTGTTCGGCTGCTTCCCCTCCGGGGTCACGGCGGTCTGCGCGCTGGTCGACGGGGTGCCGGTGGGGATGGCGGCCAGCTCCTTCACGTCGGTCTCGGTCGACCCGCCCCTGGTGTCGGTGTGCGTGCAGGACAGCTCGACGACCTGGCCGAAGCTCCGCGGTAGGCGCCGGTTGGGGGTCAGTGTGCTCGCCGAGGGCCACGACGCCGCCTGCCGGGCGCTGTCGATGAAGCACGGCGACCGCCTCGCCGACGTGGACTGGGAGGTGGGCGAGGACGGCGGCGTCTACGTCCACGGATCGAGCGCGTGGCTCGACTGCTCCCTGCACGCCGAGCTCCCGGCCGGCGACCACTCGATCGCCCTGCTCCGGATCCACGGCGCCAGGGCCGATGCGGACCGGCCACCGCTCGTGTTCCACGGCAGCCGCTTCCGCCGGCTGGCGGCGCTGTGAGCGGCAGCCGGGTCACCGACGCGCTGGCCGCAGTGGCCGCCGGACGGCCGGTGGTGGTCGTCGACGACGCCGATCGCGAGGACGAGGGCGACCTGATCTTCGCCGCGGAGTGCGCGACGCCGGCGCTGCTGGCCTTCACCGTCCGCCACACCTCGGGGTTCGTGTGCGTGGCCCTGCCCGAGGCGGAGTGCACGCGGCTGGCCCTGCCGCCGATGCACCACACGCTGGGGGACCGGTTCGGCACGGCCTACCGGGTGACGGTCGACCTGCGTGGCACGGGTACGGGCATCTCCGCTGCCGACCGGAGCCGCACGGTCGCCGCGCTCGCCGCCGCCCACACCCGTTCCGCCGACCTGCTGCGGCCCGGGCACGTCGTGCCCCTGGCCGCGCGCGAGGGCGGCGTGCTGCGCAGGCCCGGGCACACCGAGGCCGCCGTCGACCTCGCGCGGCTCGCCGGGATGCGCCCGGCCGGTGCGCTGTGCGAGATCGTCAGCACCGCCCGGCCGGGCGAGATGGCCCGCGGCTCGGAGCTGGAGGGCTTCGCCCGGGACCACGACCTGGTACTGGTGTCCATCGCCGAGCTGGTGGCGCATCGGGAACGTACGGAGGCGCAGGTGGTGCGCGCCGCCGCCACCGCTCTCCCGACGGGTCCCGGGCAGTTCCGCGCCGTCGGTTACCGCGGTGTCGCGGACGGGGCGGAGCACGTCGCCCTGGTCCACGGCGAGGTGGGCGAGGGCCGGGACGTGCCGGTGCACGTCCACGTGGAGTGCCTGACCGGCGACGTGTTCGGGTCGCGCGCGTGCGGGTGCCGCGCGGCACTGGACGGCGCCCTCCGGACCGTCACGGCGGCCGGACGGGGTGTCGTCGTCTACGCGCGCCCGGCGGGCGGTGTCCGGGCCTGCGGCGTCCTCGACCCCCTGCGGCCCCCGTCCGGGACCGCCGTGCCCGCCGCCTCCATCCTGCGGGACCTCGGGGTGTGGTCGGTCCGGCTGGTCGGCGGGACCGGCAGCGTGCACACCGTCCTGGTTGACCAAGGCCTGTGCGGCGACGACCGCACGGCACCCCAGGCGGTGGCCGGATGACGGGCACGACGGTGTCCACGCGGGCCGCGGTGGCCGCGGTGGTCGTGGGCCGGTCCCGGGAGCTGGACCTGGTGCTGGCTGCGGTGTCGGCGGGGCGCGATGTCCTGCTGGAGGGGCCGCCGGGGACGTCGAAGTCGACGATGCTGCGCGCGATCACCGCCCATTGGGGGGTGCCGTTCGTGCTGGTGGAGGGCAACGCGGAGCTGACACCGGCCCGGCTGGTCGGCCACCACAACCCGGCGCGGGTGCTGCGGGAGGACTACTCGGCCGAGAACTTCGTCGCCGGCCCGCTGGTGGAGGCGATGCGGGCGGGCGGGTTCCTCTACATCGAGGAGCTCAACCGCACCCCGGAGGACACCCTGAACACGCTGCTGGGGGCGATGGCGGAGCGGGAGGTGACGGTGCCGCGGGTCGGGACGGTCACGGCGCTGCCGACGTTCCGGGTGCTGGCGTCGATGAACCCGTTCGACAACGTGGGCACGGCACGGATCTCCGACTCGGTCTACGACCGGTGGTGCCGCCTCGCGGTGGGCTACCAGGACGCGGGGGAGGAGTCCGACATCGTCCGGGCGCGGACCGGGTCCGAGGACGAGCTGCTGGTGTCCGACGCCGTCGCGATCACCCGGGCCACCCGCGCGCACCCCGAGCTGCGCCGCGGCTCGTCGGTGCGCGGGGCGATCGACCTCGTCGCCGTCGCGGTCGAACTGGGGAAGCTGAGCTCCTACGCCGACCGGGAGCGGCTCGTCCTCGACGCCGCACTGCTCGCGCTCTCGGCGCGGGTCGGGGTCGACGAGGCCTCGGACGCGACCCCGGAGGCGGTGATCACCGAGATCTGGGAGAACCATTTTTTCTCCTCCCCCGGCGTGCGGCGCCGGGACCTCACCGCCTGAGCGTCGACAACGCTGTCGCGCTGCCGACCGCCGAGACCCGGTCCCCGCTCGCCCCGCTGCGGCGCCGACCCAAGCAGCTCACGGAGGCACCGCAGGTGTTCGCCTCGGGGAGCGGCCCGCCGGTCGTGGTCGAGCTCGACGGCGGCCGCGGCGACGGGGCGGACGGCGCGACCGGTGGCCAGGGCGTGCTGGTGACCGCGCAGACCGCGCGGCGCCGCGATCTGACCGAACTGCTGGAGGACCGGCCCGCCGATCCCGAGGTGGCGGTGATGGCCGCGCGGATCGCCCGCCGGCTGGCGATCCGGCGCCGCCCGCGTGAGGTCCGGCGCGAGCGCGGTGGGGGCGGGTTGGCATCGGTGCCCTACCGGTACCGCTCCGACGACATCGACCTCGACCGCACCATCGAGGTGCTGACCGAGCGGCCCTTCCCGGAGGACACCGACATCGTCGTGCGGGAGAGGATGGGATCGCGGCGGGCCGTGGTGCTCGTCGTGGACGTCTCCGGGTCGATGCGGGGGGAGAAGGTGCGGATCGCCGCGGCCACGGTGGCGGCGCTGGCTGCGGACCTGTCGGGGGCGGGTGACCAGTTGGCGGTAGTGGCGTTCTGGTCCGACGCCGCTCTGCTCAAGCCCCTCACGACGCCGTCGTCCACCTCGGCGCTGCTCGACCAGCTGCTGCGCATCCCCGCCCGCGGTCTGACCGACGTCGGGTTCGGGTTGCAGGTGGCCCGCACCGAGCTGGTTCGCGACGCGGCGCGGCACCGCACAGCGGTCCTGCTGTCCGACGCGGTCCACAACGCGGGCCCGGACCCGCGACTGGTCGCACGGCGCTTCCCGGAGCTGCACGTGCTGCTCGAGACCGACGGTGAGCACGACGCCCCGCTGGGCCGCGACATCGCCCGGCTGGGGAAGGGGCGGTGCTTGCCGGTGGCGTCGCACCGCGACGTCGCACCCGCCCTGAACCGGATCCTGGCCGGCTGACTGCGACGTGTCCGCCGCCGCAGGGTTTGTCCAGTCGATCCCACCGCCGTGTTCGACTTCTGGACGGAGGTCGCGCGGTGGGCGACGAGGATGGAGATCGGTGCGGGTGAGCGGTTCGAGCTGGGCCCCCTCGGTCCCCGGCCGCGCAAGGTGTTCGGGATCGGCACGACCTTCCACGGCTACCTGGAGCAGGCCAGGCGGTCGGTGCCCGAGGTGCCGCTCGCATCTGATCTGAGGGCGAGCGCCCCAGCACACGGCCTGTCTGCGCCTGTCCGGTCGGCGTCCCCTGGTCGCTGGTCGGTTGGATGGATCGGGTGGTGTCCAGCCGCCGTTGTGACGAATCGGCACTGCGACGGTTGGTCCAGCAGGCGGATCTCGTTGCTGATCCGTGGTCATCTCGTGGCTGCGCGTGGTCCCATCCTGTAGCTGGAGGTCGTGCGGGACTGGCCGAGGGGACGTGCGTGGCGGGCTCGCGGGAGTGGGAGCGGCAGCAGCGACGGATCGCGACGGAGCTGGAGCGTGAGCGTCGCGCCACTGAGCGCGATCGGGTGGCCGAGGAGAAGGCGGCGCATCAGCTGCGGGTCGCGGAGAAGCGTGAGTGCGCGCGTCGCCGGACCGAGGAGCTGGAGGAGCGGATGTCCGCACTCCGCTCCGCTCTGCCGAACGGGCTACGACACCCGGCGGAGGTGGACATCGAGGAGATGCGCCGGCGACCGGAGACGAGCCGGCTGGAGCTGGGAGAGCTCGTCGAGCCGATCGTTGCGACCTCCTGGGAGCTCGCGGAACCTCCTCGGCCCGGTGCGTTCGCGCGGGCCCTCGGTGGGATGCGCGAGTGGCGCGACCAGCGGGATGCGGCGAAGGTGCGGTACGACGCGTACGTCGACGACGTCCGGCGTCGGGAGAGCCTCCGCCTCGAGCAGGTCGCACGCCTGCAGCAGGAGCACGCCGAGAGGATGCGCCTCGCGCTCGTAGAGGCTGATCACCACAACGCCGAGGTGAACCGCATTCGCGACGGGCTACCGGCCCGTGAGAAGACCGCGGTCGAGTCGTTCCTGCGGCATGTTCTGCTCGAGCTGCCGCTGCCGGAGGGTTTCCCGCACGAGGTCGACGTCGTGTTCAGCCCGGCCACGGAGCAGGCCCTGGTACAGCTGACGCTGCCGCCGCGGGATGTGGTGCCTGTCGAGAAGTCGTTCTCCTACATCGAGCGGTCGGATTCCGAACGCACCGCGGCTCGGCCCCCGCGGGAGATCGCGGAGGCGTACCGCAGCGTGGTCGCCCAGGTCGTGGTGCTAGCCCTTCGCCAGGTCCTCGGCGCGGACGGGGCGCTGCTGAGGGTGGGCGTGAACGCTCACGTACACGCGATCGACCCGGCGACGGGCGAGTGGGAGTACCCGTGTCTGGTGAGCGTCGATGCGGCGCGGGAGGACTTCCCACGGGAGGAAGCGCTGCGGAACGTCGATGCGGTGCAGTGCCTGAACCGACTCAAGGCGATCGTCTCCCATCACCCGTACGCCCTGGAGGCGGTCGAGCCGGTCCTGGTCTTCGACCTCACCAAGTTCGCCTTCGTGGAGGGACTGGACGCGGTAGCCACATTGGATGCCCGGCCGAACCTCCTGGAGATGAGTTCGACCAACTTCGAACACCTGGTGCGCCAGCTCTTCGAGGCCCAGGGCGCAGAGGGCTGGACCACGACCCAGAGCAACGACGACGGCGTCGACGCGGTGATCGTGAACCGCAGCAACCTCATCGGCGGGCTCGCCGTCGTGCAGGCCAAGCGCTACAAGCCCGGCAACGTGCTCGGGCCCAGCCACTACCGGGAGCTCGCCGGCACGATGGAGGAGAAGAAGGCCGGGTGGGGCGTGCTGGTCACGACGTCCCGGTTCACCGCAGGTTGCGAGCAGAAAGCTCGAGAACACGGCCGGATGCAGCTGATCGACGGGAACCGCCTGATCTGGTTGATCAAGGAGTACCTCGACAAGGACGTCCTTGTCGGCTGACAGTCCTCCTCCTCCCCTCGTGAGTTGATCCGGCAGTACGCAGCGGGCGGGAGAACAGGGCAGCGAGATATGCCGATGGCAGCCTTCTGGCGCGAAGAGGCGGGAACGGGGGCGTTCCCGACGGCACAAGCCTCGGTGCGTGGTCGATGCGGACGGCTCGGTGTTCGACGTGACCACGCTTCGATCCACTCGTCATAGTCGCCTGTCACCGTGGACGGGACGGGCCGGAGGTCGGGACGCCGAAGGGTTCGCGCCGATGAGGTGCGGTCCTGCCGGGTGGTGGTTCGGTTCTCGGAGTCGGAGCGTCGCAAGCTCAACGATGCGGCGCGCCTGGCCGGTGCCGCGCTTGCTGCCTGGATCGGGGATGCGGCTCTGCGGGTGGCTGCGGGTCGTGGCGAGGGGACCGGCGTTACCGATTTGCTACGGCTCCACGCTGACGTCGTCGCATTTGCCTCGCGAGCATCGGGCTCAGACGCTGCCGATGCGCACCGCCTCTTGACACGGCTGGATGCCGCAATCGATGCCGTAGCTGCGACTCGCGAAGACGACCGATTGTGATCACCCGGGTGGTGCACGGCTGGAATGTCGGCGGGCTGGTCACCTACCTGATGGGGCCGGGGCGAGCGCAGGAGCACGTGAACCCGCGGGTCATCGCGACGTGGGACGGACGGGAAGCCGTCTGGCAGCCGGAACCGGAGACCGGCCCGGGTGCGCTGATCCGGGCCTTGAACGCGCCGGCGCTGGCCGCCGGTCTGCCGTCGCGCAGCGTCGAGGGCAAGCGCGGGTACGTGTGGCACTGCTCGGTGCGGGTGGCGGCGGGAGACCGGGTGTTGTCCGACGGGGAGTGGGCGGAGATCGCGCGGGAGCTCCTCGACGGCTCGGGGGTGGCGGTACGGGGCGATGCGGGTGGTCCGCGGTGGGCCGCGGTTCGGCATGCCGATGACCACATCCACATCGCGGTGGTGCTGGTGCGGCAGGACGACTGCCGGCGGTTCTGGCCGTCGTGGGACTACCCGCGGTTGCGGGCGACGGCGAACCGGATCGAGAAACGGCTCGGGCTGACGATCACCGCGGCCGCCGACGGCACCGCGGCGAAGGCGCCGGGGCGGGGCGAGACCGAGAAGGCGCTGCGCCAGGGACGCGAGCCGGCTCGGGTCGAGCTGGCGCGTGCGGTGCGGAAGGCGGCCGTCGCATCGCGGGGCGTCGACGAGTTCGTCGGAGCGCTCGAGGCGGCGGGCTACGTGGTCGCGCTGCGGCGTGCGCCGTCGGGCGATCCGCTGGGGTTCACGGTCGGGCGGCGCGGGGAGGTGACGGCGGCAGGGGAGCAGGTGCTCTACAGCGGCAGCAAGCTCGCTCCGGACCTGTCGCTGCCCAGGCTGATGGCGACCTGGCGGCAGGGGAGCGGTGGGCGGGAGGTTCGGGCCCCGGTGGATGTCGCCCGGATCCGGGTCGATCGTGCCCGGGGTGCAGTGCGGGGGGCGCGCAGGGGAACAGGCAGCGAGGAGCCGGGGGAGATCGCGCACGCAGCGCTCGACGTGCTCACTGCGGTCAGTGGCTGGTCCCCGACGCTGGCGGCGGCGGCACAGGAGTTCGACCGGGCGGCGCGATCGCCGCGTGGTCACCACGTCGGCGACTACGTCTCGGGGGCGGGATTGCGGCGGGTCGCGCGTCAGCTGTTGCGGCAGCGCCGGACGGCGCGGGTCAGCGGTGACCCGGATGCGGCGTCGGTCGCGCTCGCCGTGGCCGTCGCGGCGCTGCTGCGGGAGATCGCGCTGTGGCAGCGGGAGGTCGGGCGACCGCACCAGGCACGCGCGGCGGATGCTGCGGCGACGCAAGTGGGGCGATGGGTCGGTACGTGGTCGCTGAAGCAACGGGACGAGTCGCACCAGCCGGGTCTGTTCGACCACGCCGACGTCGGCCGGCGACCACGGGTCGGAGCACCTGCTCGGTGACCGTGCCGGGTGATGCGACTCCCCACCGAGTCGCGCACCCCTCAGCAGGAGGCTCGGGTCGGATGCAGGAGCGGCAACGCCAGTCGGTCGGGGTGGTTCTCACACTCGTCGGGGTCCAGGACACGGCGGTCACCGTGCAGCACGCGGGCACCCCGGAGGCGTCGGTCGCTGTCCGTCTGGGCAAGGCGCTGATCTACCTGAACGACCGTCCCACGGCGAACGCGCTGGCCTTCGCCTGGAACGACCTGGCCCGAGATGCACGGCTCCTGCCCCGGGAGATCAGCTCGTCGCTCGTCGCGCCGCTGGCGGGAATGGCCGAGCCGGCGGTGCTGATCGAGGCAGGCGGGTTGCCGCCGATGTTGGGTCGCGTGGAGCGTCCGGTCGGGGCATATCCGCACCTGCGGCTCGTTCTGGGCCGGGTGATGTTCTCGGTGCGTGATCTCGGTGCGTACAGCTCGACGACGGCGGCGTTCCGGCGCGCCGCGGACTGCGCCGTCGCAGCGTTCCCCGGCACGGGTCGGTCGACGGCCCGGCAGCACGCCTCGGACGAGGCTTCGCGGTTGTTCGTCGCTCCCCGGGCGGTCCGCCGGACGTCCGGTAGGGAGCCGGGCCCGATGGCACCGCGGGTCGGTCCGACCAACCGGATCACCGAGCAGATGCGGAGGGAAGCCTGATGTCCGGTCCCGACTACCCGGTTCTGGGGCTACCGAGCTACGAGACCTACCAGCTTGCACATATCGCCACCTACATCGCGGAACGGTTGTCCCGGTACCGCCGCTCCCCTCCGGGCCGGGATGGTCGCGCCGAGCGGACAACAGCTGTGCGCGACCTCGCCGGGGCGGCCGCAGCGCTGGACGGGTTCGTCGACGTCCCGTCGTCCGGCGCGCTCCCGGCCCCACTCGACGTCGCGACCTACCGCTCCGCCAAGCAGCTGATCACCGGCGGTGCCCGCACGGCGGACATCGTGTCGCTCGCCGCGACCGGGCAGGCAGGGTGGGCCGTGGTCGGACACGTTCCCGGCCTCGGTGCGGTCGGTGCGCGGACCGAAGCACGCGAAATCGCCGACGCCCTCCGTACTCACTTCATGACCGAGTCTGTTCGTGGGCTTTCGCCGTGGGCGGTCACCGCGCAGCCGACGCGCATCCCCACGTTGCCCGAGCGCGTCGACCTGGCTGCGTTCGTCGAGCACCTCGACCCGTCGCGGGCCGCCGATCGGGCTGTCGCGGCCGAGCTGCGCGGCACCGACCGCCGGACCGATGCCGCCATCCAGGGCCGCTTCGCCCACGTGGATCTCGATGAGGCGATGACGCCGCCGGAGCTCCCAACCGGCGCGCGGAATCGGCGGGCCGCCAGGTTAGAAGCCGACAGCGGCCACCAGCGCGCCCACGACCAGCGCCGGCCCGTACGGAACCAGGGTGGACCGACGCCCGGGGGATAGCCCGATGAGTACGGCCGTCAGTGCCACGAGCAGCGCCATCAAGACGATCCCGGCGAGTACGGCGCCCTGCACGGTCAGCACCGCGATGAGGCTGGGGAGCAGCTTGACGTCCCCCCATCCCACGGCCGCCGCAGCTGTCATCTTGAGTACGAGCAGGAGCGCGACGGCAGCTGCGACCCCGACCAGGCTGTGGCCCGCAAGGAGAACGGCGATCAGCGACCCGACGAGAAGCGGACCGGTCAGCATGTCGGGCAGCCTCCCCTCCCGGGCGTCGACCACAGCGGCTGCTCCAGCGAGCACGATGACCGGCAGCAGCATCGCGAACTCCGCGGGTGTGCGGGCAAGGACCAGGGTGACCATCAGGCCAGCGACGGTGGTCGTCGCAGCCACGTCGCACGGACCGGGCGCATAGTCCAACGACGAGGTGCGCCGGGCCAGGGTGAGGACGACCGGGCCGGCTATTGCCGCCGCGCCGGCTCCGACGACCACGACGTTCATGGCCGGGCCCGGCGCGGTCCGGCCGGCAACAGCGCGTTGAGCACCGCGAAGCTCTCCGGCGCGAGCTCCTCCGGAACCTCGAACCCTCGGGCGTCGAGCAGTAGCGCTGCGTGCAGCTCGAGCTCGGCTCGATTGTCCTCGGCGTGGGCGATGCGCATCAGGTCGGTCAGCGGCTGGTCGAACGCGACGTCGATGTCTACGGCGCGTGCGCGTTCAGCTGCCCGCCGAGCGCGAACGGTGTCGCCGTCAGCGAGCGCGATGTCGACGAGCTCGTGCGCGGCATCGACGATGTACCCCGGGATCTGCAGGTCGTGCCGTTGGTCGTGGTTGTTGAGCCACGCGTACCCGCCAGGTCGCAGGCTCGACAGGACAGGCCCCCGGATAAGCGCCAGCGCAGCCTCGTAGTCCTCGACAGCGCCGCCGTGCCCCGCGGCGTACCGGGCCTGACCCCGCTTGCGGAGGCGGCGGAACAGGTCCCAGTCCAGGAGGTGACCGCGGAGGCGGTAGGTGCTGTCGGTCTGCATGTCGCTGACGAAGGCGGCGGCCGCATCGCCTCCCCACCCGCGCCCCGCCCATCGACGCGCTCCGTAGAACGCGTGCCGCACCGTTGCCGTGTTGACCCGACGCCCGTCGGGCCACAGGTCGGTCAGAGCCTTCTCGCTCGTCACCCCTGCCGGATGCAGGCTGAGGTACACGAGGACCTCGACGAACCAGCTCGGGCGCGCCTGCGGTGCGAGACCGGGAGCGCGGACCGTCGGTTCGCCCAGAACAGCGATCATCGGGACAGGCGGCCGCGTGTCGTCGTTGTTCCAGGCGGCCAGGTCATCGTCCAGGTGAGGGTCCTGGTGATCGACGATGCGCAGACGTCGCACCGCCTCCTCGTCCACCGCTGCCGGTGTCTCGTCGTCCTCGGCCTGTGGCTCTACCGGCAGGGAAGCCAGGCCGGGCAGGCCTCCGTCCTCGTCCATCCCCTCGGCCCAGGACTCGAACACCGGGGCGGGCTGGACGGGCTCGGCCGGTTGATCGGTCGCGCCCAGCACGGAGGCGAGCTGTGCGCCGACGCTCTCGGACAGGTCACAGGCCCGCCACGGCCCGTCATCGAGATGGATCGCGCCGAGCCGGGCGTCCGCGTCGATGTAGAGCTCGGCCCCGTAGTCGGCATCATCGGCAACGACCACCACGACTCCGGACGGCGTGAGCGAGCGAAGCCTGCGCCGGTCGGACTCGGAAGGATCGACGTCCGCGATGAGGACCAGCGGGAGCCAGCTGTCGGCTGCGACGCCCCGCAGACGTCCGTCGCGCACGGAGTCGACACCCATGCGCGCGACAGCGTCACGGTTGGCCGAGGAGCGGAGCTCGACCTCGTCGATGGCGTGCGCGAGGCTCTCGACCGACCGGAGCCGTTCCGGGTCGAGCGCGACGAGCTCGTGCCCGAACCCGACGATCAGGACCTCGACGTCCTCCGCCCACCGTGCGGTGGCGAGTTCGGCCACGACGTGTCGCATCAGGGCAGCTCCACGGACGCGGTCGCCGGTGACCCGGGTGACGACGTCCTGCTCGAGGTCGACCAGGAGCGCCCGTTCACCGTCGGTGGCCACCGACACCAGCACCGGGAAGGGGGCGCAGTACCCGCCCGCCTC
This sequence is a window from Pseudonocardia petroleophila. Protein-coding genes within it:
- a CDS encoding LysM peptidoglycan-binding domain-containing protein, translating into MLFILFGVPALLWLLAQHLVATGSWSSRSDLVAMLLRPDDGTVLMAFLLLVATVVWLVLALSILAEIVAVLGRQPTRRIDLPGFRLGRTIAAALVATIVGTGPALAATPAAMVVSVSAVADEFLQLPDAGPLHVVAPRDTLWQIAESALGDPLRWREIFDLNVGRPQPDGSTLTEASSLAVGWELRLPADARDVVRVEPGDTLSALAADHLGDPGRASDLFEANRGVVQAGGPGLSDPDLLRPGWLLTIPPGLDTVEPRQTEIVPPSSGTVAPGPTAPVSPSPPVPTPAPTSSPDQPDQPDQRNSESDEDVVTPVAVVAVSAIVLGGLATALRVRRRRQQRFRPARHRIAVPTDGGGRAEWLVSQAPTDLTSVFLDAALRSLTFHKWTDTTPSLRYVVLDRGQATLALAAATAPPAPFLGVDGDTWELDGEADLPLPVSEAGGYCAPFPVLVSVATDGERALLVDLEQDVVTRVTGDRVRGAALMRHVVAELATARWAEDVEVLIVGFGHELVALDPERLRSVESLAHAIDEVELRSSANRDAVARMGVDSVRDGRLRGVAADSWLPLVLIADVDPSESDRRRLRSLTPSGVVVVVADDADYGAELYIDADARLGAIHLDDGPWRACDLSESVGAQLASVLGATDQPAEPVQPAPVFESWAEGMDEDGGLPGLASLPVEPQAEDDETPAAVDEEAVRRLRIVDHQDPHLDDDLAAWNNDDTRPPVPMIAVLGEPTVRAPGLAPQARPSWFVEVLVYLSLHPAGVTSEKALTDLWPDGRRVNTATVRHAFYGARRWAGRGWGGDAAAAFVSDMQTDSTYRLRGHLLDWDLFRRLRKRGQARYAAGHGGAVEDYEAALALIRGPVLSSLRPGGYAWLNNHDQRHDLQIPGYIVDAAHELVDIALADGDTVRARRAAERARAVDIDVAFDQPLTDLMRIAHAEDNRAELELHAALLLDARGFEVPEELAPESFAVLNALLPAGPRRARP